TCGCGATCACCTACCAGCGCAACAAGCGCAGCAAGCGGCTGAAGTCCTCGCCGCTCGACGCCGTACCGGGCCTGGGCGACACCCGCCGCCAGGCACTCCTCAAGCACTTCGGCTCGTTGAAGAAGCTGCGCGCCGCGACGGTCGACGAGATCTGCGCGGTCCCCGGCGTGGGCCGCAAGACCGCCGAGACGGTCGCCGCGGCGCTGGCCGGGGCGGCGCCGTCCGCTCCTGCGGTGAACACCGCCACAGGAGAGATCATTGAGGATGACGGGGCCCCACCGGCCGCGTTGTCGGCAGAACGGGGGCAGGAACGATGAGTACAGAGCGCGAACCGCAGGAAACCGAGAGAGACGGTGCACAGGTGAGTACGGGCACGATGCGCGAGTCCGACCAGGGAGAGAGCGCCGCGATCCCGGAGCTGGTGATCATCTCCGGGATGTCCGGCGCCGGCCGCAGCACGGCAGCGAAGTGCCTGGAGGACCTCGGCTGGTTCGTCGTCGACAACATCCCGCCCGAGCTGATCGCCCCGATGGTTGAGCTGGGCGCCCGCTCGCAGGGCAACGTCGCCCGCATCGCGGTCGTCGTCGACGTCCGCGGCCGCCGCTTCTTCGCCAACCTCAAGGAGTCGCTGGCCACCCTCGACGCGCAGAACGTCAAGCGCCGCATCGTCTTCCTGGAGTCCTCCGACGAGGCCCTGGTGCGCCGCTTCGAGTCGGTGCGCCGCCCGCACCCCCTCCAGGGCGACGGCCGGATCGTCGACGGCATCGCCGCCGAGCGCGATCTGCTGCGCGAGCTGCGCGGCGACGCCGACCTGGTCATCGACACCTCCAGCCTCAACGTCCACGAGCTGCGCGCCAAGATGGACGCCCAGTTCGCCGGCGAGGAGGTCCCCGAGCTGCGCGCCACCGTCATGTCCTTCGGCTTCAAGTACGGCCTGCCGGTCGACGCCGACATGGTCATCGACTGCCGCTTCATTCCCAACCCGCACTGGGTCCCCGAGCTGCGCCCCTTCACCGGCCTGAACGACGAGGTCTCCACCTACGTCTTCAGCCAGCCCGGCTCCAAGGAGTTCCTCGACGGCTACGCCGAGCTGCTGCGGATCGTCGCGGAGGGCTACCGCCGTGAGGGCAAGCGCTATGTGACCATCGCCGTGGGCTGCACGGGCGGCAAGCACCGCAGTGTCGCG
The sequence above is a segment of the Streptomyces lydicus genome. Coding sequences within it:
- the rapZ gene encoding RNase adapter RapZ; translation: MSTEREPQETERDGAQVSTGTMRESDQGESAAIPELVIISGMSGAGRSTAAKCLEDLGWFVVDNIPPELIAPMVELGARSQGNVARIAVVVDVRGRRFFANLKESLATLDAQNVKRRIVFLESSDEALVRRFESVRRPHPLQGDGRIVDGIAAERDLLRELRGDADLVIDTSSLNVHELRAKMDAQFAGEEVPELRATVMSFGFKYGLPVDADMVIDCRFIPNPHWVPELRPFTGLNDEVSTYVFSQPGSKEFLDGYAELLRIVAEGYRREGKRYVTIAVGCTGGKHRSVAMSEKLARRLVSEGVETVVVHRDMGRE